One genomic segment of Roseovarius carneus includes these proteins:
- a CDS encoding cytochrome b/b6 domain-containing protein codes for MTETSAHDASSTAQGSTAKVRVWDPLVRVFHWSLVVTFVVAYLSAEELGTVHEIAGYIVAGLIAFRLIWGLVGSKYARFSQFLRGPSQTIGYIGDVVRGKEHRYLGHNPAGAAMTVALLLTLAGTAFTGWLLEDEGRFAMLPDLPQIVSPAYADGDEEGYGGGGSEAVEEAHEVLANVMLFLIAVHVGGVVLTSFRHKENLARSMVTGDKRAPEPGDIS; via the coding sequence ATGACTGAGACCTCTGCACATGATGCGTCTTCAACCGCGCAAGGATCTACGGCCAAGGTCCGTGTCTGGGATCCTTTGGTCCGGGTCTTTCACTGGAGTTTGGTTGTCACGTTTGTCGTGGCCTATCTGAGCGCCGAGGAGCTTGGCACGGTGCACGAAATCGCGGGTTACATTGTCGCCGGACTGATTGCGTTCCGTTTGATCTGGGGCCTTGTCGGCAGCAAATACGCCCGTTTCTCGCAGTTCCTGCGGGGACCGTCGCAAACGATTGGCTATATCGGAGATGTCGTGCGCGGCAAGGAGCATCGGTATCTTGGCCACAACCCTGCTGGCGCCGCAATGACCGTCGCCTTGCTCCTGACACTCGCAGGCACCGCCTTTACGGGGTGGCTGCTTGAAGATGAGGGCCGTTTTGCAATGCTGCCTGACCTGCCACAGATTGTCTCTCCGGCCTATGCCGATGGCGACGAAGAAGGGTATGGCGGAGGCGGGTCGGAAGCCGTCGAAGAGGCGCATGAGGTGCTGGCTAACGTCATGTTGTTCCTGATCGCCGTCCATGTCGGCGGGGTTGTGCTGACCTCTTTCCGCCATAAAGAAAACCTCGCGCGGTCCATGGTCACCGGCGACAAGCGCGCGCCAGAGCCCGGCGATATTTCCTGA
- the trbF gene encoding conjugal transfer protein TrbF: protein MFKRPSLTYGKTPEPETPYQKAAQVWDDRIGSARVQAKNWRLMAIGSLFLSTALAFGLVWQSTQGTVVPWVVEVDRLGEARSVAPASADFEVTDPQIAYHLAQFIERVRAIPADPIVVRQNWLRAYEFTTDRGAMALNDHARSNDPFAQIGEVQISVDVSSVIRASPDSFRIAWTERRYQDGSLAATERWTAILTISVQPPRSAERLRQNPLGIYVHAINWSRELQQ from the coding sequence ATGTTCAAACGCCCCTCGCTCACCTACGGCAAGACACCGGAACCCGAGACCCCCTATCAGAAGGCGGCACAGGTCTGGGACGACCGCATCGGATCGGCCCGCGTGCAAGCCAAGAACTGGCGTCTGATGGCTATCGGATCGCTGTTTCTGTCAACAGCACTGGCCTTCGGTCTCGTCTGGCAATCCACGCAAGGCACCGTCGTGCCTTGGGTCGTCGAGGTGGATCGGCTGGGCGAGGCCCGCAGCGTCGCCCCCGCCAGTGCCGACTTCGAGGTGACCGACCCGCAGATCGCCTATCACCTCGCGCAATTCATCGAACGGGTCCGCGCGATCCCGGCCGACCCCATTGTCGTGCGCCAGAACTGGCTGCGCGCATATGAGTTCACCACTGATCGCGGTGCGATGGCGCTGAATGATCATGCCAGGTCCAACGATCCTTTCGCTCAGATCGGTGAGGTTCAAATCTCGGTCGATGTCTCCAGCGTCATCCGCGCCTCACCCGACAGTTTCCGCATCGCCTGGACCGAACGGCGCTATCAGGACGGCAGCCTTGCCGCGACCGAGCGCTGGACAGCGATCCTGACCATTTCGGTCCAGCCACCGCGCAGCGCCGAACGGCTCCGTCAAAACCCGCTCGGCATCTACGTCCACGCCATCAACTGGTCACGGGAGCTTCAGCAATGA
- a CDS encoding pyocin activator PrtN family protein translates to MNTLFLLMAQYDARAIVPAETVCRDYFSHLSLAKFLRKVGSGDIDLPLTRSEKSQKSARGVHIQDLAEYLDRRRAVALSEARTFQESP, encoded by the coding sequence ATGAACACCCTCTTTCTCTTGATGGCGCAATATGATGCACGCGCAATCGTGCCTGCAGAAACTGTCTGCAGGGACTACTTCTCGCATTTATCGCTTGCCAAATTTCTTAGAAAAGTGGGCTCCGGAGACATTGACCTGCCGCTTACACGCTCAGAAAAAAGCCAGAAGAGTGCGCGGGGCGTCCATATTCAGGATCTAGCGGAATATCTGGACAGGCGACGCGCTGTGGCATTGTCAGAAGCCCGCACCTTTCAAGAAAGTCCCTAA
- a CDS encoding DUF2274 domain-containing protein, which produces MTKLKLGALSDDKPVKLTIEMPAAIHRDLVVYAKVLERQTGQTLDDPAKLISPMLERFMATDRGFAKLRREVPK; this is translated from the coding sequence ATGACTAAATTGAAACTGGGAGCTTTGTCAGACGACAAACCCGTGAAGCTGACAATTGAAATGCCCGCTGCGATCCACCGGGACCTTGTCGTCTATGCAAAGGTGCTGGAACGCCAAACTGGCCAAACGCTTGACGATCCGGCCAAACTGATCAGCCCAATGCTTGAACGCTTTATGGCAACAGATCGAGGATTTGCAAAGCTGCGGCGAGAGGTGCCGAAATAG
- a CDS encoding PepSY domain-containing protein has translation MKKTLTMLAVFATLSAGAAIADDDDCFVPMADWQPREAVAQMALDNGWTVRRIKIDDGCYEIDGRDAQGRRIEVTVHPQTLQMIEFEYEDDDDD, from the coding sequence ATGAAGAAGACACTGACAATGCTCGCCGTTTTCGCCACGCTTTCGGCGGGCGCTGCGATTGCCGACGATGATGACTGTTTTGTCCCCATGGCCGACTGGCAGCCGCGCGAAGCGGTGGCGCAGATGGCGTTGGACAACGGTTGGACCGTGCGTCGGATCAAGATCGATGATGGCTGTTACGAAATTGATGGCCGCGATGCACAGGGGCGTCGGATCGAAGTGACCGTTCATCCGCAGACCCTTCAAATGATCGAATTCGAATACGAGGATGACGACGATGACTGA
- the trbL gene encoding P-type conjugative transfer protein TrbL: MGGTGVIDRFLEVFTSYIDSGFGLLGGEVAFLATTLIVIDVTLAALFWAWGADDDILARLIKKTLFVGVFAYIISNWNALARIVFESFAGLGLQASGTGFSATDLMRPGRVAQVGLDAGRPILASISDLMGYVSFFENFIQIIVLMFAWIMVLLAFFILAVQLFITLIEFKLTTLAGFVLIPFGLFGKTAFLAERVLGNVVSSGVKVLVLAVIIGIGSSLFGEFTSGFGGDQPNIEEAMAIVLAALSLLGLGIFGPGIANGLISGGPQLSMGAAVGTGLVSGGVTAVGMAGTGMAAGAAGRGVLAGARGGAATVGGASATYSLGSAGRTGAAGVASGVGGIARAGAGVASSPLRRAASALSDSAQGGARAAVATSGGAITGGSNPDASTSSSSPPAWAARMGRAQTLHHGATAATHALRSGDSSGGGTSVSLSERDP, from the coding sequence ATGGGTGGTACCGGCGTCATCGACCGCTTCCTCGAGGTCTTCACCAGCTACATCGACAGCGGCTTCGGCCTGTTGGGTGGCGAAGTTGCCTTCCTTGCCACGACACTGATTGTCATCGATGTCACGTTGGCGGCTCTCTTCTGGGCCTGGGGCGCGGATGACGACATCCTCGCGCGTCTGATCAAGAAAACCCTCTTTGTGGGCGTCTTCGCCTACATCATTTCGAACTGGAACGCGCTCGCACGCATTGTTTTTGAGAGCTTCGCCGGGCTTGGTCTGCAGGCGAGCGGCACCGGGTTCAGCGCCACAGATCTGATGCGTCCCGGGCGCGTGGCCCAGGTTGGGCTCGACGCTGGACGGCCAATCCTTGCGTCGATCTCCGACCTGATGGGCTATGTCAGCTTCTTCGAAAATTTCATCCAGATCATCGTGCTGATGTTCGCCTGGATCATGGTGCTGCTCGCCTTCTTCATCCTCGCGGTGCAGCTCTTCATCACCCTGATCGAGTTCAAGCTGACAACGCTCGCTGGGTTCGTGCTGATCCCATTCGGCCTTTTCGGCAAGACCGCGTTTCTCGCCGAACGGGTGCTCGGCAACGTCGTCTCTTCTGGCGTCAAGGTGCTGGTGCTCGCCGTGATCATCGGCATCGGGTCGAGCCTTTTCGGTGAGTTCACGTCCGGGTTTGGGGGAGATCAGCCCAATATCGAAGAGGCCATGGCCATCGTGCTGGCCGCCCTTTCCCTTCTTGGCCTCGGCATCTTCGGTCCCGGCATCGCCAACGGGCTGATCTCCGGCGGACCGCAACTCAGCATGGGCGCAGCCGTGGGCACCGGGCTCGTCTCCGGAGGTGTCACCGCCGTCGGCATGGCCGGAACGGGTATGGCCGCAGGCGCTGCGGGACGCGGCGTGCTCGCCGGTGCCCGCGGCGGGGCCGCAACCGTCGGTGGGGCTTCCGCAACGTACAGTCTCGGATCGGCCGGACGAACCGGAGCCGCAGGGGTCGCCTCTGGGGTCGGTGGTATCGCGCGGGCTGGTGCCGGTGTCGCCAGCAGTCCCTTGCGTCGCGCCGCGTCAGCCTTGAGCGACAGCGCCCAGGGTGGCGCACGAGCGGCTGTTGCGACCAGCGGCGGGGCAATCACCGGCGGCAGTAATCCTGATGCCTCAACATCTTCGTCCAGCCCGCCCGCGTGGGCCGCGCGCATGGGTCGCGCGCAAACGCTTCACCACGGCGCGACCGCCGCCACCCATGCCCTGCGCTCAGGCGACAGCTCCGGCGGCGGCACCTCTGTCAGCCTTTCGGAAAGGGATCCCTAA
- a CDS encoding DUF2271 domain-containing protein, translated as MKSLLATLALTTALTLPGLAMARPVTLTTTMNNYGGDGAYLALYVTDAAGAYAGSLWMAGGKSKYYEHLSEWYRATAGDTAQINGITGASVGAGRTLEITLDLADALFDAGYTLHIDAAVEDMRDSPNEVAVPLTTGGAGTPITGRRYIADFTYDM; from the coding sequence ATGAAATCACTTCTTGCAACACTGGCGCTGACCACGGCGCTCACGCTCCCCGGACTCGCAATGGCGCGTCCGGTGACCTTGACCACGACGATGAACAATTACGGAGGCGATGGGGCCTATCTTGCGCTTTATGTCACTGATGCCGCGGGGGCCTACGCTGGCAGCCTCTGGATGGCTGGCGGCAAGTCGAAATACTATGAACACCTGAGCGAGTGGTACCGGGCCACCGCCGGTGACACCGCACAAATCAACGGGATCACCGGGGCCAGTGTCGGGGCCGGACGGACGCTTGAAATCACGCTTGATCTGGCTGATGCGCTGTTTGATGCGGGCTATACTCTTCATATCGACGCCGCCGTCGAGGACATGCGCGACAGCCCGAACGAGGTCGCGGTGCCCCTGACGACAGGCGGTGCAGGCACGCCGATCACAGGGCGCCGCTACATCGCTGATTTCACCTACGACATGTAA
- the trbG gene encoding P-type conjugative transfer protein TrbG, whose translation MIRLHTTIPITLTACLLLSACATYTPPEIDYDSDVPALPAPPPPVVEEPLRAVHTPPPWTPSRGGDADAATAEARVINANTAARVEPRREGYYNAIQVFPYSEGALYQIYAAPGQITNIALEPGEQLTGAGPIAAGDTTRWIIGDTESGNGRSARVHILVKPTRPDIFTNLVINTDRRTYLLELRAKETSYMASVAWSYPPGRALPRPPAIERPVIPPASQRNYRYGLQVEGNTPPWRPDSVFDDGRRVYVVFPRGIVQGEMPPLFVLGTDGSAELVNTRVFRNVLIVDRLFAAAELRLGGDDQQVVRIVRTDGRPRP comes from the coding sequence ATGATACGTTTGCACACGACTATCCCCATCACACTGACCGCGTGTCTACTGCTGAGCGCCTGTGCAACCTACACCCCACCCGAAATCGACTATGACAGTGATGTTCCCGCCTTGCCCGCGCCTCCGCCGCCCGTGGTAGAAGAACCGCTGCGAGCGGTCCACACGCCGCCGCCCTGGACCCCGTCGCGGGGCGGCGACGCGGATGCGGCCACCGCGGAGGCCCGCGTCATCAATGCCAATACGGCCGCCCGCGTCGAACCCCGCCGCGAGGGCTACTACAATGCGATCCAGGTCTTCCCCTACAGCGAAGGTGCGCTCTACCAGATCTATGCCGCTCCAGGTCAGATCACCAACATCGCGCTCGAACCCGGCGAGCAATTGACCGGCGCGGGGCCGATTGCAGCCGGAGACACCACCCGCTGGATAATTGGCGACACCGAAAGCGGCAACGGGCGCAGCGCCCGCGTCCATATCCTCGTCAAACCCACTCGGCCGGACATTTTCACCAATCTCGTCATCAATACCGACCGGCGCACCTATCTGCTGGAACTGCGCGCCAAGGAGACCTCCTACATGGCGTCTGTCGCCTGGTCCTATCCGCCGGGGCGTGCACTACCGCGCCCGCCTGCAATCGAACGGCCCGTGATCCCTCCGGCCAGCCAGCGCAACTATCGCTATGGACTGCAAGTCGAAGGGAACACCCCGCCCTGGCGGCCGGACAGTGTGTTCGACGATGGCCGCCGCGTCTATGTCGTCTTTCCACGCGGGATCGTGCAGGGCGAGATGCCGCCCCTCTTCGTGCTCGGAACCGATGGGAGCGCGGAACTCGTCAACACCCGCGTCTTCCGCAACGTCCTGATTGTGGATCGGCTTTTTGCGGCCGCCGAGTTGCGGCTCGGAGGTGACGATCAACAGGTGGTCAGGATTGTGCGCACCGATGGGAGACCGCGTCCATGA
- a CDS encoding ATP-binding protein, with protein MRLPRSLQARLGLSLGIGLTLLWIATATVTAVNLRHEMDEVFDSALQETAQRLLPLAVQEIVGREDDGVTQRLGAIREHTEFFTYIVRDARGRILLQSHAADPDIFPSYDGTGFRQTATHRLYNEDALQGSVRISVAEPLDHRATVAREIQMGLGLPLLVVIPLALLAIFLAVGASFGPVRRFREGLDARDARDLSPVPVDDIPLEIAPVATTLNDLLSRLKGAFDAERSFAANAAHELRTPLAGAIAQSQRLQSETDDPAASARAADIEATLKRLTRLSERLMQLARAEGGRLRLDQTSDLRGIAQVIVDEIERTMSPGRIVLTLPDGPVVSDLDPDAFGILCRNMIENAIRHGTENEAIDVSLAQDGTLSVANGGPVVPKEKLENLTARFERAGPNTTGSGLGLAIVAAISERIGSQLILNSPRVGKDDGFEVCIKLPIAGSRR; from the coding sequence ATGAGACTGCCACGTAGCCTCCAGGCCCGTTTGGGGCTGTCATTGGGTATCGGGTTGACGCTTCTGTGGATCGCGACCGCCACGGTGACGGCGGTAAACCTGCGCCACGAAATGGATGAGGTCTTCGACTCCGCCCTGCAAGAAACGGCGCAGCGCCTTCTTCCGCTGGCCGTGCAAGAGATTGTCGGCCGCGAAGATGACGGTGTGACCCAACGCCTTGGCGCGATCCGCGAACATACCGAGTTCTTCACTTACATCGTGCGGGACGCGCGGGGGCGCATCCTGCTGCAATCGCATGCCGCCGATCCGGATATATTTCCTTCCTATGACGGAACGGGCTTCCGTCAGACCGCAACCCACAGGCTTTACAACGAGGACGCCTTGCAGGGCAGCGTTCGCATTTCGGTGGCCGAACCGCTGGACCACCGCGCCACGGTCGCACGGGAAATCCAGATGGGGCTGGGCCTGCCGCTTCTGGTCGTGATCCCCCTGGCTCTCCTCGCCATTTTCCTTGCCGTGGGGGCCAGCTTTGGTCCTGTGCGGCGTTTCCGCGAAGGGCTTGATGCGCGCGATGCCCGCGACCTGTCGCCCGTTCCGGTAGATGACATCCCACTGGAAATTGCCCCTGTCGCAACAACGCTGAATGATCTTCTGAGCCGCCTGAAGGGCGCATTCGACGCCGAACGCAGCTTTGCAGCCAATGCCGCGCACGAATTGCGAACACCCCTTGCCGGAGCCATCGCACAATCGCAAAGGTTGCAGTCAGAAACAGACGACCCCGCAGCGTCTGCGCGGGCAGCAGATATCGAGGCCACGCTGAAACGGCTGACACGCCTGTCGGAACGCCTGATGCAACTCGCCCGCGCCGAAGGAGGTCGCCTGCGGCTGGACCAAACCTCAGACCTGCGCGGCATCGCGCAGGTTATCGTGGACGAGATTGAGCGCACCATGTCGCCGGGCCGCATCGTGCTGACGCTTCCCGACGGACCGGTCGTTTCAGATCTGGACCCGGACGCCTTTGGTATCCTGTGTCGCAACATGATTGAAAATGCGATCCGGCATGGCACGGAAAACGAAGCAATAGACGTGTCCCTGGCACAAGATGGCACATTGAGCGTTGCAAACGGCGGCCCCGTGGTGCCGAAAGAGAAACTGGAAAACCTGACCGCCCGTTTTGAACGTGCAGGCCCGAACACCACCGGAAGCGGTCTCGGCCTTGCGATTGTCGCGGCAATTTCGGAACGGATCGGGAGCCAGCTCATCCTCAATTCCCCCCGCGTGGGCAAGGACGATGGTTTCGAAGTGTGCATCAAGCTTCCGATCGCTGGTTCGAGGCGTTAG
- a CDS encoding PepSY domain-containing protein has product MIRALHRWPGLLAAALLIVLTLSGAALSVFPAAERLTAPQAETGLSVATLAARIQTAYPGVEQIRRSPPGQITAYWFLDGTPGAAVIDPATGAGVGSADPNQVERWLTNLHRSLFLGYGGRIAMVLGAAAMLILSVSGSVLVARRAGGWRRWFAPLRGPLSGRLHVEIARVAVLGLALSSMTALWMSASTFDLLPITSSAPAFPNDVSGETGISITSIELLGQTPVAELRELNFPYPGDASDVFTLKTDQGTGYLDQGTGAALGWTDLTGWENVSETIYMLHTGQGAAFLGILLGLMALGVPVLGVTGVLVWLAGRRSRPRIPGNLPAAKAETILLVGSEGGSTWGFAATLHQALRAAGQTVHVGPMSDFDLAHHAKAQRFVILAATYGDGDAPETAKGFLDRLKALGTAPAAPIAVLGFGDRSYPEYCGYAQRVAEMAKTRGWNMLLPFDTIDRQSPQDFARWGRLLGQALGINLELVHQPIVPPTEMLTLVSRRDYGAEMQAPTAILRFALPRVTLWQKLTGQGFARFEAGDLLGIVPEGSAIPRLYSLASDRRDGFVEIVVKRQPSGLCSAQLTQLAPGDTAKGYIRRNPGFKPGKGRAPLILIGAGTGIGPLAGFIRGNKRHRPIHLFFGMRHPQNDFLYGQDLADWQTKGRLTRLDTAVSRAANPSYVQDTLRAEGTEVARLIRDGARIMVCGGRGMATGVTDALADILKPMGLTPQALRAEGRYVEDVY; this is encoded by the coding sequence ATGATCCGCGCTTTGCACCGTTGGCCGGGTCTTCTGGCCGCTGCCCTTCTCATTGTTCTGACGCTGAGTGGGGCTGCGCTTTCGGTCTTTCCGGCGGCAGAGCGCCTGACCGCGCCGCAGGCGGAAACCGGGCTGAGCGTGGCGACGCTCGCGGCCCGCATCCAGACCGCCTATCCCGGTGTCGAGCAGATCCGGCGGTCCCCGCCGGGTCAGATCACGGCATATTGGTTTTTGGATGGCACGCCGGGGGCGGCGGTGATTGATCCGGCGACGGGCGCGGGCGTGGGGTCTGCCGACCCCAATCAGGTCGAGCGCTGGCTGACCAACCTGCACCGGTCGTTGTTTCTGGGTTATGGCGGTCGGATTGCCATGGTCCTTGGTGCGGCGGCGATGCTGATCCTTTCCGTTTCGGGGTCTGTCCTCGTTGCGCGCCGTGCCGGAGGCTGGCGGCGCTGGTTCGCGCCTTTGCGCGGCCCTTTGTCAGGACGACTGCATGTCGAGATTGCGCGCGTCGCGGTTCTGGGTCTTGCCTTATCGTCGATGACGGCGCTTTGGATGTCGGCCTCGACCTTCGACCTGCTTCCCATCACGTCATCCGCACCGGCTTTCCCGAATGATGTCAGCGGCGAGACTGGAATATCGATTACATCCATCGAGTTGCTGGGACAGACCCCTGTGGCCGAACTGCGCGAACTGAACTTTCCCTATCCGGGCGATGCCAGCGACGTCTTCACCCTGAAGACGGATCAGGGCACAGGATATCTGGATCAGGGGACAGGTGCGGCGTTGGGCTGGACCGATCTGACCGGTTGGGAAAATGTGTCGGAAACGATCTACATGCTGCATACCGGTCAGGGGGCGGCCTTTCTTGGGATCCTCCTAGGACTGATGGCACTGGGCGTACCAGTGTTGGGGGTCACGGGTGTCCTTGTCTGGCTGGCAGGACGACGCAGCAGACCGCGCATTCCCGGCAACCTGCCTGCCGCCAAGGCGGAAACGATCCTTCTGGTAGGTAGCGAAGGGGGCAGCACCTGGGGTTTTGCGGCGACGCTTCATCAGGCGCTGAGAGCGGCAGGGCAAACAGTGCATGTCGGGCCAATGTCCGACTTTGATCTGGCGCACCACGCCAAGGCACAGCGGTTCGTGATCCTTGCGGCAACCTATGGCGACGGCGATGCGCCGGAAACCGCCAAAGGGTTCCTTGATCGTCTGAAAGCGCTGGGAACCGCGCCCGCAGCACCGATTGCAGTGCTTGGGTTTGGCGATCGCAGCTATCCGGAGTATTGCGGCTACGCCCAAAGGGTTGCGGAAATGGCTAAAACGCGGGGCTGGAACATGCTTTTGCCCTTCGACACCATCGACCGCCAGTCGCCGCAGGATTTCGCGCGCTGGGGGCGTCTGTTGGGTCAGGCGCTTGGCATTAACCTTGAACTGGTCCACCAGCCCATTGTGCCCCCAACCGAGATGCTGACCCTGGTTTCGCGCCGCGACTACGGGGCGGAAATGCAGGCACCTACCGCAATCCTGCGCTTTGCACTGCCACGCGTGACACTTTGGCAAAAATTGACAGGGCAAGGCTTTGCCCGGTTTGAGGCGGGTGACCTTTTGGGTATCGTGCCAGAAGGTTCCGCAATCCCGCGTCTGTATTCTCTGGCTTCTGACCGGCGCGACGGGTTCGTCGAGATCGTCGTGAAGCGTCAGCCAAGCGGGCTGTGTTCTGCGCAACTGACGCAGCTTGCGCCAGGGGATACGGCCAAGGGATATATCCGTCGCAATCCCGGCTTCAAACCGGGCAAGGGCCGCGCGCCTCTGATCCTGATCGGTGCCGGCACGGGCATCGGCCCGCTGGCGGGGTTCATTCGTGGCAACAAACGACATCGTCCTATTCACCTGTTCTTTGGCATGCGCCATCCACAGAATGACTTTCTGTACGGGCAAGACCTTGCAGATTGGCAGACCAAGGGTCGTCTGACCCGTCTGGACACCGCGGTCTCTCGCGCGGCCAACCCAAGCTACGTGCAGGACACGCTGCGTGCTGAAGGGACCGAAGTGGCCCGCCTGATCCGAGACGGAGCACGCATCATGGTCTGCGGCGGGCGCGGCATGGCGACCGGCGTCACGGATGCGCTGGCTGATATTCTGAAACCAATGGGACTGACGCCGCAGGCGTTGAGGGCAGAGGGCCGCTATGTCGAAGATGTCTACTGA
- a CDS encoding response regulator transcription factor, with product MRILLIEDDTVLGTAVRDQIAADGHSVDWVTRLDAAGDAMAVAAYDLLLLDLMLPDGRGIGFLKTIRNRGDVTPVIILTALDQISDRIEGLNAGADDYLVKPFDLSELTARIGSVARRYSGNPNPIITHGALDIDLASRSIHRNGKPVQLTAREWALFDAFLARPGQLLSKTQLEDKLYAHGAEIESNTIEVHVSRLRKKLGADVIQTERGMGYRLGPS from the coding sequence ATGCGCATTCTGCTGATCGAGGATGATACCGTTCTGGGCACCGCCGTGCGCGACCAGATCGCCGCCGATGGCCACTCCGTGGACTGGGTGACACGGCTTGATGCGGCGGGCGATGCAATGGCGGTTGCCGCCTATGATCTCCTGCTGCTTGACCTCATGCTGCCCGATGGTCGTGGCATTGGATTTCTGAAGACGATCCGAAATCGGGGGGACGTGACCCCGGTGATCATCCTGACAGCCCTTGACCAGATTTCGGATCGGATCGAAGGGTTGAATGCGGGGGCTGACGATTATCTGGTCAAACCGTTCGACCTGTCGGAACTCACCGCCCGGATCGGATCGGTCGCGCGCCGGTATAGCGGCAATCCAAACCCGATCATCACCCATGGCGCACTCGACATCGATCTTGCCTCCCGCAGCATCCACCGGAACGGCAAACCGGTCCAACTGACCGCGCGCGAATGGGCGCTGTTCGATGCGTTTCTGGCACGCCCGGGTCAGCTGCTGTCGAAAACGCAGCTTGAAGACAAACTTTATGCCCACGGGGCCGAAATCGAAAGCAACACCATCGAAGTCCATGTCAGTCGCCTGCGCAAGAAACTTGGGGCTGACGTGATACAGACCGAGCGTGGCATGGGTTATCGTCTGGGACCTTCATGA
- a CDS encoding TrbI/VirB10 family protein yields the protein MTTSASDSRVSPSANPSDPFRLRPDPPRVVRLSRKVLGGIAVITAVGIGGALIFALQDRPTRDRPGELFTTENRPTADELRRLPSDYSGVPQLGPALPGDLGRPILRTQDAGQPVPASPMPGPDPAEQRRLAEEEAARTSEVFFATQSPTAPSGFAAPSAASPGSFTAPQPDGGAQTDQDRQLAFLNAPVDRRIVAPDRVTPPASPYVLQAGSVIPAALVSGIRSDLPGQIVAQVTQNVYDSPSGRYLLLPQGSRLIGEYDNGVGFGQRRILLVWNRIILPDGRSIVLERLPGTDSAGYAGLEDGVDHHWGDLLRAAGLATLLNIGTELSADEDDPVARAIRDGVQDTIGNAGQGIVSRQLDVPPTLTIRPGFPVRVIVTRDLILEPRGDH from the coding sequence ATGACCACGTCAGCCTCAGACTCCAGAGTGTCGCCCTCGGCCAACCCAAGTGACCCGTTCCGGCTACGGCCCGATCCGCCCCGCGTCGTGCGCCTCTCCCGCAAGGTCCTCGGCGGTATCGCGGTCATCACAGCGGTTGGTATCGGCGGAGCCTTGATCTTCGCCTTGCAGGACCGCCCGACCCGAGATCGCCCCGGCGAACTCTTCACCACCGAAAATCGCCCCACCGCAGACGAACTGCGCCGTCTGCCCTCAGATTACAGTGGCGTCCCGCAACTCGGACCCGCCCTGCCCGGAGACCTCGGACGCCCAATCCTGAGGACACAGGACGCGGGTCAACCTGTTCCCGCCTCGCCCATGCCGGGACCAGATCCTGCCGAGCAACGCCGTTTAGCTGAAGAAGAGGCCGCCCGCACAAGCGAAGTGTTTTTTGCAACGCAATCACCGACCGCTCCTTCGGGCTTCGCTGCACCAAGTGCCGCATCTCCGGGTAGCTTCACCGCACCACAACCAGACGGCGGTGCACAAACGGATCAAGATCGCCAACTCGCCTTCCTCAATGCCCCTGTCGATCGTCGCATCGTTGCCCCGGATCGTGTCACCCCACCCGCCTCGCCTTACGTCCTTCAGGCGGGGTCCGTCATTCCCGCTGCCCTCGTCTCGGGCATTCGCTCTGACCTCCCCGGCCAAATCGTCGCTCAAGTGACCCAGAACGTCTATGACAGCCCATCGGGGCGATATCTTCTCCTGCCGCAGGGGAGCCGACTGATCGGTGAGTACGATAACGGCGTCGGCTTCGGTCAGCGACGTATCCTATTGGTCTGGAACCGGATCATTCTGCCAGACGGTCGGTCGATTGTTTTGGAGCGCCTGCCCGGGACCGACAGTGCTGGTTATGCTGGCCTCGAGGATGGCGTCGATCATCATTGGGGAGACCTTTTGCGAGCCGCCGGACTCGCCACCCTACTCAACATCGGTACGGAACTCAGCGCAGACGAAGACGATCCGGTCGCCCGCGCGATACGCGACGGCGTTCAGGACACCATCGGCAATGCCGGCCAGGGGATCGTCAGCCGCCAGTTGGATGTGCCACCGACGCTCACCATCCGGCCAGGATTCCCCGTTCGGGTGATTGTCACGCGCGATCTGATCCTTGAACCCCGAGGAGATCACTGA